A segment of the Methanothermobacter sp. genome:
AAATCAGACCAAAATGGGATTGAAATCTTTTATCCCTGAGATTTCATAAACCTTTTCAGCTATGTTAAAATCAGACCAAAATGGGATTGAAATGATTATCATGATGATCAGGTTGATGCTTCGAGTGGAGTTAAAATCAGACCAAAATGGGATTGAAATTTTATGAACTCATATCTTTTTTCATTGAATATTCGTTGTTAAAATCAGACCAAAATGGGATTGAAATTTTATCTGGACTTCCTCTCCGTCCATATAATATTTTAGTTAAAATCAGACCAAAATGGGATTGAAATTCATTATTGAAGTTGTATCCTCCACCGAAATCACCAGTTAAAATCAGACCAAAATGGGATTGAAATCAGCATAGGTTGATGGGATCACGGATCTCCTGAATAGGTTAAAATCAGACCAAAATGGGATTGAAATGTAGACATCGCTGACATCTATGAAGATGGAGAAATGGTTAAAATCAGACCAAAATGGGATTGAAATCAAACGTGTTCCTCTCCTCAGGGGTTGTAACGTATCGTTAAAATCAGACCAAAATGGGATTGAAATACGTTGGGAATAACACAGGCTTAATCTGGCTGGGTTCAAGTTAAAATCAGACCAAAATGGGATTGAAATGGACTTCTATACTGTCTATCCGCGCCCCCTGTGGTATGCGTTAAAATCAGACCAAAATGGGATTGAAATCAAAGGACTGACTTTATACGTGAACAATGGTGCTCGTAGGTTAAAATCAGACCAAAATGGGATTGAAATCTTGTTCAACTATGTCGCATGGGACTTCATCAGGTGTTGCTGGTTAAAATCAGACCAAAATGGGATTGAAATTCATTGGAGCTTTAACTGGCAATCCAGCCCTTATAAGGGTTAAAATCAGACCAAAATGGGATTGAAATGTGAAACACTCGCAGGCATCATCCTCCACCACCTAAGTTAAAATCAGACCAAAATGGGATTGAAATATGACAAAACACAAACAAAAACAAGACAAGACAAGACAAGACAAGTTAAAATCAGACCAAAATGGGATTGAAATATTCTTTTCTTAACCATCGAGACAGTTGCTGGGTGTCGTGTGATTGTTAAAATCAGACCAAAATGGGATTGAAATTGTTTTTTTGGTGGTTTTTTGTTTTGTTTTGTGTTTTGTTAAAATCAGACCAAAATGGGATTGAAATCGCTTCGAATATGGGAAGATACGTGCTTGACGTGCAAGTTAAAATCAGACCAAAATGGGATTGAAATTTTTGGCTAAGGCACTCTATCCTTCCTTCTTTTCACTTGTTAAAATCAGACCAAAATGGGATTGAAATGATGTTATTCATTATCTTGAACATCTGGCAGATGATGTGTTAAAATCAGACCAAAATGGGATTGAAATGTAGAAGTAGTATCTCCCGTGTTCCCCTATGATGTACGTTAAAATCAGACCAAAATGGGATTGAAATCATGGATATAAAGTCTCCATCGGCGTCCCATGGCTTATCGTTAAAATCAGACCAAAATGGGATTGAAATTGGGACTATCTATTTCATCTTAAAAAATCTGTTTTAATAATATCATGAAATCTTTGTATAAAGTCCCGAAGTTTATTTTTAAATTTATCTGCTTTATGCATGTTATTGTTCCATCCAGCATGATTTATGTCGTTTCTGTAGTTTATAAGTTCATACCAGAGATTCCTGATTTTTTCTGGAAGAATTTCGTCACCCCTGAGCATATTTTCGGCTTTTTCTCTTGCTGCCCGATTTTTAAGGTCATTTCTTTCCAGGAACTCTATAATTACATAGTTCACTATGGTTTCTCGTACTACCGTAAAGCCCTGCTGAATCAGGTTTTTCTTTAAACACCATTCCGATATTTCCAGACCTAAT
Coding sequences within it:
- a CDS encoding TM1812 family CRISPR-associated protein produces the protein LGLEISEWCLKKNLIQQGFTVVRETIVNYVIIEFLERNDLKNRAAREKAENMLRGDEILPEKIRNLWYELINYRNDINHAGWNNNMHKADKFKNKLRDFIQRFHDIIKTDFLR